The proteins below are encoded in one region of Arthrobacter sp. CJ23:
- a CDS encoding MBL fold metallo-hydrolase, with product MSGWLEAGPDNYVLETEGCLLNTGLVVGTERAMVIDTGCGPRQGRQILAAVREKTQLPLVVVNTHAHYDHYFGNAVFADDGVTEFWGHVNCAAAIDDDGDHQRRFVTATEPEMAAGKGDAVEIVIPNAIVKDQPVLVDLGGLTATLFYLGRGHTDGDLLVGTPSTLFAGDLLEQGAHPSFEDSYPEEWADVLRHISALRHRYEFLIPGHGKPCSDQFVKTMANTMSTAVRQGLQSIRDTPSDATKAIPVLPYGPEQSRWFIKRLQETQPGH from the coding sequence ATGTCAGGATGGCTCGAAGCAGGCCCGGACAACTACGTGCTGGAAACCGAGGGATGCCTGCTCAACACGGGCCTCGTGGTCGGCACGGAACGCGCCATGGTGATCGACACCGGCTGCGGCCCCCGGCAAGGCCGCCAGATCCTGGCCGCCGTCCGCGAGAAAACCCAACTGCCCCTGGTGGTGGTCAACACCCACGCCCACTATGACCACTACTTCGGCAACGCGGTCTTCGCCGACGACGGCGTCACGGAGTTCTGGGGGCACGTCAACTGTGCGGCGGCCATCGACGACGACGGCGACCACCAGCGCCGCTTCGTCACCGCCACGGAACCGGAAATGGCCGCGGGGAAGGGCGACGCCGTCGAGATCGTGATCCCCAACGCGATCGTCAAGGACCAGCCCGTCCTGGTGGACCTGGGCGGCCTGACCGCCACCCTCTTCTACCTGGGCCGCGGGCACACCGACGGCGACCTCCTGGTGGGCACGCCCAGCACCCTGTTCGCCGGGGACCTGCTCGAACAGGGCGCCCATCCTTCCTTCGAGGACTCGTACCCGGAGGAATGGGCCGACGTCCTGCGGCACATCTCGGCCCTGCGGCACCGCTACGAATTCCTCATCCCCGGGCACGGCAAGCCCTGCAGCGACCAGTTCGTGAAGACCATGGCCAACACCATGTCCACCGCGGTGCGCCAGGGCCTGCAGTCCATCCGGGACACGCCGTCGGACGCCACCAAGGCGATCCCGGTGCTGCCGTACGGGCCCGAGCAGTCCCGCTGGTTCATCAAGCGGCTGCAGGAGACCCAGCCGGGGCACTAG
- a CDS encoding FAD-dependent oxidoreductase yields the protein MSSLWFDLRAQDTASASTGEFVPGSSYDTVVAGAGITGLATALMLARAGSKVLVLEARQVGAAATGNTTAKLSLLQGTALSALRGVYPPAQVRAYVEANRAGQAWLLTYLEDRGVPFQYRDAYTFATTAPGAERLRTELQVSLAAGLDLESTRETGLPFEVQGALRLPRQAQFNPLDVLDALAADVKAAGGSIIEGVRVMNVRADDPLTVLTRRGEIRARTVVLATGTPTLNRGLYFAKLRPNRSYAAALRLPDGMEPPPGMYLSAEPPTRSIRDHPTPDGGLLLVGGFGHPGGRAPSPQAHLEQLLAWAVEHFPGAEPTHTWSAQDYQATNLMPFFGRLPRGRGKILFGTGYNKWGMSNGTAAALDIAADILGSGQPAWARTIHRRTTGPRGAVSTVQHNLDTTRQNIRDKAALKKLPPITEETSPAEGTGVTGLFHGKPAAVSTVDGVVCRLSAECAHLGGILHWNDAETSWDCPLHGSRYSAAGKLLEGPATHNLMKLQ from the coding sequence ATGTCTTCCCTATGGTTTGACCTTCGCGCACAGGACACGGCCTCCGCAAGCACGGGGGAATTCGTCCCCGGCAGCAGCTACGACACGGTGGTGGCTGGCGCCGGCATCACCGGCCTGGCCACGGCCCTCATGCTTGCCCGGGCGGGGTCCAAGGTGCTGGTCCTCGAAGCCCGCCAGGTAGGAGCCGCAGCAACGGGCAACACCACGGCCAAGCTGAGCCTGCTCCAGGGCACGGCCCTGTCCGCGCTCCGCGGCGTGTACCCGCCGGCGCAGGTGCGCGCCTACGTGGAGGCCAACCGGGCAGGCCAGGCCTGGCTCCTGACCTACCTCGAGGACCGGGGCGTGCCCTTCCAGTACCGCGATGCGTACACCTTCGCCACCACGGCGCCGGGCGCCGAACGCCTCCGCACGGAGTTGCAGGTGTCCCTGGCCGCCGGCCTGGACCTTGAGTCCACGCGCGAGACCGGGCTGCCGTTCGAGGTCCAAGGCGCGCTGCGGCTGCCCCGCCAGGCACAGTTCAACCCCCTGGACGTGCTGGATGCCCTCGCGGCGGACGTGAAGGCCGCGGGCGGCAGCATCATCGAGGGCGTGCGGGTCATGAATGTCCGTGCGGACGATCCCCTCACGGTGTTGACCCGGCGCGGCGAAATCCGCGCCCGCACGGTAGTGCTGGCCACCGGCACGCCCACGCTGAACCGTGGGCTCTACTTCGCCAAGCTGCGGCCCAACCGCTCCTACGCCGCCGCGCTGCGCCTGCCGGACGGCATGGAACCGCCGCCCGGAATGTACCTGTCCGCGGAGCCGCCCACCCGTTCCATCCGGGACCATCCAACGCCCGACGGCGGCCTGCTCCTGGTGGGCGGGTTCGGTCACCCGGGTGGTCGGGCGCCGTCGCCCCAGGCGCACCTGGAGCAGCTGCTCGCCTGGGCCGTGGAACACTTCCCCGGGGCCGAGCCCACCCACACGTGGTCCGCGCAGGACTACCAGGCCACCAACCTCATGCCGTTCTTCGGGCGGCTGCCGCGCGGCCGCGGCAAGATCCTGTTCGGCACCGGCTACAACAAGTGGGGCATGAGCAACGGGACCGCGGCGGCGCTGGACATCGCCGCCGACATCCTGGGCAGCGGCCAGCCCGCGTGGGCACGCACCATCCACCGCCGCACCACGGGTCCCCGGGGCGCGGTCTCCACGGTGCAGCACAACCTCGACACAACCCGGCAGAATATCCGTGACAAGGCGGCCCTGAAAAAACTCCCGCCCATCACCGAGGAAACCAGCCCCGCCGAGGGCACGGGTGTCACCGGACTCTTCCATGGGAAACCAGCGGCTGTCAGCACTGTGGATGGCGTTGTGTGCAGATTATCCGCGGAATGCGCGCACCTGGGTGGAATCCTGCACTGGAACGACGCCGAGACATCCTGGGACTGCCCCTTGCACGGCTCCCGCTACTCGGCTGCTGGCAAGCTGCTGGAGGGTCCGGCGACGCACAACTTGATGAAGCTTCAGTAG
- a CDS encoding extracellular solute-binding protein: MTGATNGRLREISRRTALGALGVGIVGATVASWPRLSGTDIPGRGDNSLSIAIMGTAADAAARQRAIDAFTRLHPEIRVKVQAIQAVDWKDFFTKILTMVAAGTPPDVVYVATEGAQLFADKLAHPLDEYLRRDAADMAEYFDDVHPSLVEAFMYKGSLYQLPMDWNAANMYYNTTAFRQAGLDRPADDWTHLDFRDSLVAMRKARPADFTPYYWTNRLFGGVVPWLYANETSFLKETKSSGGDWLWDGFYAKDPSRSLRSGGYQWLEPNADDPRVFESFDYLRGLVQDGLGVRPEEGGGSSLVGLFASNRIGTTPAGGYWVQGLHEAGMKENDYDVQFFPKWKSQRHQFGTAGYAIMKTAKDKDAAWEWIKYSASREAMELIFPNPITTPARRSMVNEQLYAGKGPAHWKVFYDTLDKYPTTGPIPAPPQQAAVETALMKNVSLAVSGDERQLKEALASMQRDLELALRRQS; this comes from the coding sequence ATGACTGGTGCCACAAACGGCCGCCTGCGCGAGATCTCGCGCAGGACCGCCCTGGGTGCCCTTGGCGTGGGAATTGTGGGGGCAACCGTGGCGTCGTGGCCGCGGCTCTCCGGAACCGACATTCCCGGGCGGGGAGACAACAGCCTCAGCATTGCCATCATGGGAACGGCCGCAGACGCCGCCGCCCGCCAGCGGGCCATCGATGCATTCACCCGGCTCCACCCGGAGATCCGGGTCAAGGTCCAGGCCATCCAGGCCGTGGACTGGAAGGACTTCTTCACCAAGATCCTCACCATGGTGGCTGCCGGAACGCCGCCGGACGTGGTCTATGTGGCCACGGAAGGTGCCCAGCTGTTCGCGGACAAGCTGGCCCACCCCCTGGATGAGTACCTGCGCCGCGATGCCGCGGACATGGCCGAGTACTTTGACGACGTCCACCCCAGCCTGGTGGAAGCCTTCATGTACAAAGGCAGCCTGTACCAGCTCCCCATGGACTGGAACGCGGCCAACATGTACTACAACACCACGGCCTTCCGGCAGGCGGGCCTGGACCGGCCGGCGGACGACTGGACGCACCTGGACTTCCGCGACAGCCTCGTGGCCATGCGCAAGGCCCGCCCGGCGGACTTCACCCCGTACTACTGGACCAACCGGCTCTTCGGCGGCGTGGTGCCCTGGCTCTACGCCAACGAGACCAGCTTCCTCAAGGAAACCAAGTCCAGCGGCGGCGACTGGCTCTGGGACGGCTTCTACGCGAAGGACCCCTCCCGCAGCCTGCGCTCGGGCGGCTACCAGTGGCTGGAACCGAACGCGGACGATCCCCGCGTCTTCGAATCCTTCGACTACCTGCGCGGGCTGGTCCAGGACGGACTGGGCGTCCGTCCCGAGGAAGGCGGCGGCAGCTCCCTGGTGGGCCTGTTCGCATCCAACCGGATCGGCACCACCCCCGCCGGCGGCTACTGGGTGCAGGGCCTCCACGAGGCCGGCATGAAGGAGAACGACTACGACGTCCAGTTCTTCCCGAAGTGGAAGAGCCAGCGGCACCAGTTCGGCACAGCGGGCTACGCGATCATGAAGACCGCCAAGGACAAGGACGCCGCCTGGGAATGGATCAAGTACAGCGCCAGCCGCGAAGCGATGGAGCTGATCTTCCCGAACCCGATCACCACCCCGGCCCGGCGGTCCATGGTCAACGAACAGCTGTACGCGGGCAAGGGCCCGGCCCACTGGAAGGTCTTCTACGACACCCTGGACAAGTACCCCACCACCGGCCCCATTCCGGCGCCGCCCCAGCAGGCCGCCGTCGAAACGGCCCTCATGAAGAACGTCTCGCTGGCCGTCAGCGGCGATGAACGCCAGCTGAAAGAGGCCCTGGCCTCCATGCAGCGCGATCTTGAACTGGCCCTGAGGAGGCAGTCATGA
- a CDS encoding carbohydrate ABC transporter permease, with translation MSTTTRHRAQAAGSVAPPAAHAKAGRHSQPWLAWLFLAPTILGMGLFTLLPIVASLVLAFFRWDIISAPTFVGFDNFAEVVQDPTVRVSFLNTLVFVVVAVALQLGLALALAIMVQEKLPAWLRTFFRSAFFFPLILSAASVSIFMRYLFNEQFGVVNWALSLVGIPAVPWLTTPGGSAAVVILVYVWQNFGFSFLLFVGGLASIPVETYEAASLDGATGWRKHVHVTLPLLSPTTLLASVMAIISALQVFDQPYVLTRGGPGDSTRTAVMVIFESAFQRLEFGQASAIGVILTLIIMAITAAQFRLSKRFVFYQ, from the coding sequence ATGAGCACCACCACCCGCCACCGGGCCCAAGCGGCAGGCAGCGTAGCGCCGCCGGCGGCCCACGCCAAGGCCGGACGGCACAGCCAGCCCTGGCTCGCCTGGCTCTTCCTGGCCCCCACCATCCTTGGCATGGGGCTGTTCACGCTCCTGCCGATCGTCGCCTCGCTGGTCCTGGCGTTCTTCCGCTGGGACATCATCTCGGCGCCCACCTTCGTGGGCTTCGACAACTTTGCCGAAGTGGTCCAGGACCCCACCGTCCGGGTGTCCTTCCTGAACACCCTCGTGTTCGTGGTGGTGGCCGTGGCCCTCCAGCTGGGCCTGGCGCTGGCCCTGGCCATCATGGTGCAGGAGAAACTGCCGGCCTGGCTGCGGACCTTCTTCCGCTCCGCGTTCTTCTTCCCGCTGATCCTCTCGGCGGCGTCGGTGTCCATCTTCATGCGCTACCTCTTCAACGAGCAGTTCGGCGTGGTCAACTGGGCCCTGTCCCTGGTGGGCATCCCCGCGGTGCCCTGGCTGACGACGCCCGGCGGCTCGGCCGCCGTCGTGATCCTGGTCTATGTGTGGCAGAACTTCGGCTTCTCCTTCCTGCTGTTCGTCGGCGGGCTGGCGTCCATCCCCGTGGAAACCTACGAGGCCGCCTCGCTGGACGGTGCCACAGGCTGGCGCAAGCACGTCCACGTCACCCTGCCGCTGCTGAGCCCCACCACGCTGCTGGCCTCCGTCATGGCCATCATCAGCGCGCTGCAGGTCTTCGACCAGCCGTACGTGCTGACCCGCGGCGGCCCCGGGGACTCCACCCGCACCGCCGTGATGGTGATCTTCGAGTCCGCCTTCCAGCGCCTCGAGTTCGGCCAGGCCTCGGCGATCGGCGTGATCCTCACGCTGATCATCATGGCCATCACCGCCGCGCAGTTCCGGCTCAGCAAACGATTCGTCTTCTACCAGTGA
- a CDS encoding dihydrolipoamide acetyltransferase family protein, which produces MSSDMQVFLLPDLGEGLTEAELVNWLVAVGDEIRVDQPIAEVETAKSMVEVPSPYAGTVAVLHGEPGQTLDVGKPLISVARVGAVVPAVVAGSASADDAAPAPSLDGDAASSIASSSDRPDATPGAASSAAAQAGSSPAVSSGAASGSSSPAAAPSASAAGETYRTEEKAGSGNVLIGYGTPGGGKAGRTRPRKSFASVAAMEPVVSVPSVATRVPGKLSAVISPLVRKMARDHGVSLDAINGSGASGLIMRRDVEAAIAAPPAAPAVPVAAPAAAAVPAGETDGRTGLTVSARTAVRGVRKAVAANMARSRSEIPEATVWVDVDATALLDMRAELKKRTPHDTPGLLAFIARYVTAGLKKYPALNTRFVTTEDAAGGESQEIVSFDGINLGFAAQTDRGLVVPSVRNAHLLSARGLDAEIRRLTAVARDGKATPAELGSGTFTLNNYGVFGVDGSAAIINYPEVAMLGVGRIIDRPWVVDGQLAVRKVTELTLAFDHRVCDGETAAGFLRYVADAIENPGTALADL; this is translated from the coding sequence ATGAGCTCAGATATGCAGGTATTCCTGTTGCCGGACCTGGGGGAGGGCCTCACCGAGGCCGAACTCGTCAACTGGCTCGTCGCCGTCGGCGACGAAATCCGCGTGGACCAGCCCATCGCCGAAGTGGAGACCGCCAAGTCCATGGTGGAGGTGCCCTCGCCGTACGCGGGCACCGTGGCCGTGCTGCACGGCGAACCCGGCCAGACGCTCGACGTCGGGAAGCCGCTGATTTCTGTGGCTCGTGTTGGGGCTGTGGTTCCGGCTGTTGTGGCTGGCTCCGCCTCCGCGGATGATGCCGCCCCCGCCCCTTCGCTGGACGGCGATGCTGCAAGCAGCATCGCGTCCAGCTCCGACAGGCCCGATGCCACTCCCGGGGCGGCATCATCCGCTGCGGCTCAGGCGGGTTCGTCACCGGCGGTGTCATCCGGTGCTGCTTCCGGGAGTTCGTCACCTGCCGCTGCGCCTTCGGCGTCGGCTGCGGGGGAGACGTACCGGACTGAGGAGAAGGCCGGGTCGGGGAACGTTCTTATTGGTTACGGGACGCCGGGCGGGGGGAAGGCTGGGCGGACTCGGCCGCGGAAGAGCTTTGCGTCTGTGGCTGCGATGGAGCCTGTTGTTTCGGTGCCCTCCGTGGCCACGCGCGTGCCCGGGAAGCTTTCGGCCGTCATTTCTCCGTTGGTGCGGAAGATGGCGCGGGATCACGGGGTCTCCCTGGATGCGATCAATGGTTCGGGGGCCAGTGGGCTGATCATGCGCCGGGACGTCGAAGCGGCGATTGCCGCGCCGCCCGCTGCGCCTGCGGTCCCGGTGGCCGCACCAGCTGCAGCTGCGGTTCCCGCCGGGGAAACCGACGGCCGTACGGGGCTCACTGTTTCTGCACGCACCGCCGTCCGCGGTGTCCGCAAAGCCGTGGCGGCGAACATGGCGCGCAGCCGCTCCGAGATTCCCGAGGCCACGGTGTGGGTGGATGTGGATGCTACGGCCCTGCTGGACATGCGGGCAGAGCTCAAGAAGCGCACCCCGCACGATACCCCCGGGCTGCTGGCGTTCATCGCCCGGTACGTCACGGCCGGTCTGAAGAAGTACCCGGCGCTCAACACGCGGTTCGTCACCACGGAGGACGCCGCCGGCGGGGAGAGCCAGGAGATCGTCTCGTTCGACGGGATCAACCTCGGCTTCGCGGCCCAGACCGACCGCGGCCTGGTGGTTCCCTCGGTCCGCAACGCCCACCTGCTCAGCGCCCGCGGGCTGGACGCCGAGATCCGCCGGCTCACGGCCGTCGCGCGTGACGGCAAGGCGACCCCGGCAGAACTCGGGTCCGGCACGTTCACGCTGAACAACTACGGCGTGTTCGGCGTGGACGGTTCAGCGGCGATCATCAACTACCCGGAAGTCGCGATGCTCGGCGTGGGCCGGATCATCGACAGGCCGTGGGTGGTGGACGGCCAGCTGGCCGTCCGCAAGGTCACCGAGCTGACCCTCGCCTTCGACCACCGCGTGTGCGACGGCGAAACGGCGGCCGGCTTCCTGCGGTACGTCGCGGACGCCATCGAGAACCCGGGCACGGCGCTCGCGGACCTGTAG
- a CDS encoding MFS transporter: MTATSTSQSFSLRSIALPAFGPAVLFSLGEGAVLPVVALSARELGASVAVSALVVTLIGLGSWFFNLPASLITIRFGERWAIVGAGLAGALALAAAGFAPLIPHGIWLLAAAVAAVGMATSVFNLARQKYLTEAVPVQFRARALSTLGGVTRIGIFIGPFVGAAVMQFAGISGAYWVGVVGMAAAAALSLTLRELAVPDRPDGGTPVPEPTLRGVAVSHARVFLTVGIGIMLLSALRASRQVVIPLWADHLGMDATHASLIYGLSGAIDMLVFYPAGKLMDRKGRLWVAVPSTLIMGIALFLIPLSAGFVGLLLAALLVGFGNGISSGLIMTLGADFSPDSGRGQFLGLWRFMADSGATGGPVLLSGLTALVSLAAGVWATGALGLAAAAVFAVALPKLRHRRNY; encoded by the coding sequence ATGACAGCCACCAGCACCTCACAGTCCTTCAGCCTCCGGAGCATCGCCCTGCCCGCGTTCGGGCCGGCCGTGCTCTTCAGCCTCGGCGAAGGGGCCGTGCTTCCGGTGGTGGCCCTGTCCGCCCGAGAGCTGGGCGCTTCGGTGGCGGTTTCGGCCCTCGTGGTGACGCTGATTGGCCTGGGGTCCTGGTTCTTCAACCTGCCCGCCTCGCTCATCACCATCAGGTTCGGCGAACGCTGGGCCATCGTCGGGGCCGGGCTGGCCGGCGCCCTCGCGCTCGCCGCCGCAGGCTTCGCGCCCCTGATCCCGCACGGCATCTGGCTCCTCGCCGCCGCCGTGGCCGCGGTCGGGATGGCCACCAGCGTCTTCAACCTGGCCCGCCAGAAGTACCTCACCGAGGCGGTCCCGGTGCAGTTCCGGGCCAGGGCCCTGTCCACCCTGGGCGGCGTCACCAGGATCGGCATTTTCATCGGCCCGTTCGTGGGTGCCGCGGTGATGCAGTTCGCGGGCATCAGCGGCGCCTACTGGGTGGGCGTTGTGGGCATGGCTGCCGCCGCGGCGCTCTCGCTCACCCTCCGCGAGCTGGCCGTGCCGGACAGGCCCGACGGCGGGACTCCCGTTCCGGAGCCGACGCTCCGCGGGGTGGCGGTCTCGCACGCCCGGGTCTTCCTGACGGTGGGGATCGGCATCATGCTGCTCAGCGCCCTGCGGGCCTCCCGGCAGGTGGTGATCCCCCTGTGGGCCGACCACCTGGGCATGGACGCCACGCACGCCTCCCTGATCTACGGGCTCTCCGGGGCCATCGACATGCTGGTGTTCTATCCTGCCGGCAAGCTCATGGACCGCAAGGGCCGCCTGTGGGTTGCCGTGCCGTCCACGCTCATCATGGGCATCGCCCTGTTCCTGATTCCGCTCTCCGCCGGGTTTGTGGGCCTGCTCCTGGCGGCGCTCCTGGTCGGCTTCGGCAACGGCATCAGCTCGGGTCTCATCATGACGCTGGGGGCCGACTTCTCGCCGGACAGCGGCCGCGGGCAGTTCCTGGGCCTGTGGCGGTTCATGGCCGATTCCGGGGCCACCGGCGGGCCGGTGCTGCTCTCCGGGCTCACGGCCCTGGTTTCGCTGGCGGCGGGGGTCTGGGCCACCGGCGCACTGGGCCTGGCCGCGGCGGCCGTGTTCGCCGTCGCGCTCCCCAAGCTCAGGCACCGGCGCAACTACTGA
- a CDS encoding phosphatase PAP2 family protein: MNFHKAGPRAAQQTDTRGPGTGAGTAFLFALATIVSVLALAATYYFFVRTTTGQFIDESALVQADTIRGPAGRASTEFLDWLPVTSLVIAAVVVLFVTIVRRRWTAAGIAVAACVVANLATQLLKEWFPDRPYRGVQTLELNSLPSGHTTLAASAAAAVFLMVSPRWRPLVGFLGGTFAVASGVSTLINQWHRPADVMAAFLVVAAIMLPAGWLVLRTGKGWNAWDGYGGHWASSRLWVRLSGIAVVASAAVAAYALREVILGMELTDSTSSYFWAGTAMIAGTGYFAMLAAVWLFSWAARRRG, from the coding sequence ATGAATTTCCACAAGGCCGGCCCCCGGGCGGCACAGCAGACAGACACACGGGGCCCAGGCACGGGGGCGGGAACGGCGTTCCTCTTCGCACTGGCCACCATCGTGAGCGTGCTGGCTCTGGCGGCCACCTATTACTTCTTCGTCCGCACCACCACGGGCCAGTTCATCGACGAGTCCGCGCTGGTGCAGGCGGACACCATCCGCGGCCCGGCGGGCCGGGCAAGCACGGAGTTCCTCGACTGGCTTCCCGTGACCTCGCTGGTGATCGCCGCCGTCGTGGTCCTGTTCGTGACGATCGTCCGGCGCCGCTGGACCGCCGCGGGGATTGCCGTGGCCGCCTGCGTGGTGGCGAACCTGGCCACGCAGCTGCTCAAGGAGTGGTTCCCGGACAGGCCGTACCGCGGGGTGCAGACGCTGGAACTGAATTCCCTGCCCTCGGGCCACACCACGCTCGCGGCCTCCGCAGCCGCGGCAGTGTTCCTCATGGTGTCCCCGCGGTGGCGGCCCTTAGTGGGCTTCCTGGGCGGCACGTTCGCCGTCGCCTCCGGGGTGTCCACGCTCATCAACCAGTGGCACCGCCCGGCCGACGTCATGGCCGCCTTCCTGGTGGTCGCCGCGATCATGCTCCCGGCAGGCTGGCTGGTACTGCGCACCGGCAAGGGCTGGAATGCCTGGGACGGCTACGGCGGCCACTGGGCGTCGTCGCGGCTCTGGGTGCGGCTGTCCGGCATCGCGGTGGTGGCCTCCGCCGCCGTGGCGGCCTACGCCCTGCGGGAAGTGATCCTGGGCATGGAGCTCACCGACAGCACCAGCAGCTACTTCTGGGCCGGGACGGCCATGATCGCGGGCACGGGCTACTTCGCCATGCTGGCCGCCGTCTGGCTGTTCTCCTGGGCCGCCCGACGCCGGGGCTGA